From one Rhodamnia argentea isolate NSW1041297 chromosome 1, ASM2092103v1, whole genome shotgun sequence genomic stretch:
- the LOC115747041 gene encoding receptor-like protein 43: MGSPKLATLVSLLPSFALFTVLSVIIPLGAIPACASTLEAQALLKWKSSLQNQNQPTSSLSTWTLPSQNATEFNPTAASPCGWYGISCNVAGSVIGINLTSSNIRGTLDEFPFSSLPYLTYIDVYINELFGGVPPKIGLLTNLTYLDLSFNHLSGIIPREIGDLTKLEVLHLLSNKLNGSIPGEIGQLRMLNELALYSNQLDGSLPSSLGNLSSLARLYIYNNSFSGSIPLELGNLTNLEEIYMDTNHLTGPIPPPFGKLMKLRELHVFDNELTGSIPPELGNLRLLRRLSLYYNNLTGSIPSTLGNLTDLTLFYLYGNQLSGNIPDELGNLRAMLELDLTQNQLTGPIPPSLGNLTELQYLFLSSNRLSSSIPGSLGKLRAMVTLYMSGNQLTGPIPFSFGNLTRLVNLSLANNQLSGRWPTEGFSNTSLSMIALSYNKFEGPLPLPSPSTSYYSIRNNKIEGKISSSICIATHLSILLLSNNSLTGSLPECLSNSVIGLLVLNLRSNRLSGTIPVRFLLRSSLRTLDLSQNQFEGTLPRSLVNCKNLEVLDFSNNKIEDNFPAWLGTLPELKVLILRSNNFKGHLDFPMVAHLFPKLHILDISDNNFAGPLPANLIGKLHGMMNIQIGQEVQDKSSLYMRQVSSTMTYSDSVAVIIKGNEIRLERILTIFTTLDLSLNSFEGNIPNVIGHLYSLIGLNLSHNHLTGSIPPIIGNLTNLEWLDLSSNKLSGRIPRELGDLAFLEYLNLSENQLTGRIPQDKQLSTFTSDSFRGNMGLYGMPLQNTSLDDAQSLPPPPTFFQEDSTKERTSWFEWKVVGIGYVSGIVIGISMAYISWETGRPKWLARKVRRMERRGAKWMKKPKRKAVKFHGGR; encoded by the coding sequence atgGGTTCACCAAAATTAGCGACACTAGTGTCTCTTCTACCTTCCTTTGCCCTTTTCACAGTGCTTTCAGTCATCATTCCACTAGGTGCAATTCCTGCTTGCGCCTCCACACTAGAAGCACAAGCCCTTCTCAAATGGAAATCCAGCcttcaaaaccaaaaccaaCCCACCTCTTCTCTATCTACATGGACTCTCCCTTCACAGAATGCCACCGAATTCAATCCGACGGCAGCGAGCCCATGCGGTTGGTACGGCATCTCGTGTAATGTAGCTGGGAGCGTGATCGGAATCAATCTCACCAGTTCGAACATCAGAGGTACCCTCGATGAGTTCCCGTTCTCGTCTTTGCCATATCTTACGTACATAGACGTGTACATCAATGAACTCTTCGGTGGCGTTCCGCCTAAAATCGGTCTTTTAACCAATCTCACCTACCTTGACCTCTCCTTCAATCACTTATCTGGGATAATACCGCGGGAGATTGGTGACCTCACGAAGCTCGAGGTGCTTCACCTTCTCTCTAACAAATTGAATGGCTCTATTCCTGGTGAGATAGGTCAGTTGCGTATGCTGAACGAGCTTGCCTTGTATTCAAACCAGTTGGATGgatctcttccttcttccttgggTAACTTGAGCAGCCTCGCTAGGTTATACATCTATAACAATTCATTTTCCGGGTCTATTCCTCTAGAATTGGGGAATTTGACAAACTTGGAGGAGATTTACATGGATACCAACCACCTGACGGGGCCAATTCCTCCCCCTTTTGGGAAATTGATGAAACTAAGAGAACTGCATGTATTTGATAATGAACTTACTGGTTCCATCCCACCGGAGCTTGGGAACTTGAGACTTCTCCGCAGACTCAGCCTATACTACAATAATCTTACCGGTTCAATCCCCTCAACGTTAGGCAATTTAACAGATCTTACCCTCTTTTATCTATATGGCAACCAGCTTTCTGGTAACATTCCCGATGAGTTAGGAAATCTCCGGGCTATGCTTGAATTGGATCTGACCCAAAATCAGCTCACCGGTCCCATTCCTCCTTCTTTGGGTAATCTGACTGAGCTACAATATCTATTCCTCAGCAGTAACCGACTTTCGAGTTCAATTCCTGGATCCTTGGGAAAACTCCGGGCTATGGTCACATTATATATGTCTGGAAATCAGCTCACCGGtccaattcctttttctttcggcAATCTCACTCGCCTAGTCAATCTATCCCTCGCCAACAATCAACTTTCGGGACGGTGGCCAACAGAAGGTTTCTCAAATACATCGTTGTCAATGATTGCTTTGTCCTACAACAAATTTGAAGGCCCACTTCCACTTCCATCACCCTCCACATCATACTATTCGATCAGAAACAACAAAATAGAGGGGAAGATCTCTTCTTCGATATGCATCGCCACTCACCTCTCGATCCTCCTCTTGTCTAATAATAGCTTAACCGGTAGCCTGCCCGAGTGCTTATCAAACAGTGTCATTGGTTTATTGGTTTTGAACTTGCGAAGTAATCGTCTTTCAGGCACAATCCCCGTAAGATTTTTACTGCGAAGTAGCTTGAGAACTCTTGACTTGAGTCAAAATCAATTCGAAGGCACATTGCCACGATCCCTTGTCAATTGCAAAAACCTGGAAGTTCTAGATTTCAGCAACAATAAGATAGAGGATAATTTCCCGGCATGGCTAGGAACACTTCCAGAGCTAAAAGTTCTTATTTTGAGGTCCAACAATTTTAAGGGACATTTGGATTTTCCAATGGTAGCTCATCTCTTTCCCAAGTTGCACATTTTGGACATCTCGGACAACAACTTCGCTGGTCCTTTACCAGCCAATTTGATAGGGAAACTTCATGGAATGATGAATATACAAATTGGGCAGGAGGTACAAGACAAATCATCATTGTACATGAGGCAAGTGTCTAGTACGATGACCTACAGTGATTCTGTGGCAGTGATAATTAAAGGAAATGAGATTCGGCTAGAGAGAATCTTGACCATCTTCACAACCTTGGACTTATCACTCAACTCTTTTGAAGGGAACATCCCAAATGTTATTGGACATCTCTATTCTCTCATAGGGCTCAACCTTTCCCACAACCACCTCACTGGGTCCATTCCTCCAATCATTGGAAACTTAACTAATCTTGAATGGCTGGATCTATCTTCAAACAAGCTTAGTGGGAGGATTCCCAGAGAATTGGGAGATTTGGCATTCCTCGAGTATTTAAACCTCTCAGAAAACCAACTCACAGGCCGCATTCCTCAAGACAAGCAACTGAGCACATTCACAAGCGACTCATTTCGTGGAAATATGGGCCTATATGGGATGCCATTACAAAACACAAGCCTTGATGATGCTCAATCTCTTCCGCCACCACCAACGTTCTTCCAAGAGGATAGTACAAAAGAGCGCACAAGTTGGTTTGAATGGAAAGTCGTGGGGATAGGCTATGTGTCTGGAATCGTGATTGGAATCTCCATGGCGTACATTTCATGGGAAACTGGAAGACCCAAGTGGCTTGCGAGAAAAGTGAGAAGGATGGAGAGAAGAGGAGCCAAATGGATGAAGAAGCCAAAGCGGAAGGCAGTCAAATTTCATGGAGGCAGATGA